The following DNA comes from Bos indicus x Bos taurus breed Angus x Brahman F1 hybrid chromosome 5, Bos_hybrid_MaternalHap_v2.0, whole genome shotgun sequence.
GTACAGGAAAGGAAGGTCTTTCCTGTACAACAGCTCGTTAAAACCAAGGTGCTTGGAGAGGAGATGGATGCGTACTTTCTCTAAACCTCTGGGGCAGGTGATTCACAAGTTGTCTCAAAGCACCTTTTTGGCTTCCTGTCTTGTGTTCTCAGATTGACTGTGCATTTAgatttgatttgtatttaaaGGGCCACCGAAAAGACAGTGATAAATCCCGGAGCCGCAAAGACGATGACAGCTTGGCTGAGGCCTCTCATTCAAAAAAGACTGTTAAAAAGGCAGGTAatggggaattccttggcagtccaatgattaggactccacgctttcattGTTGAGTGCTTGGGTTcatcccctggtcagggaactgagatcccacaagccacgcagagtggccaaaaaaagaagaaaaaggcaggTAATGGGGAAACGCCCAAACTGATTCAGTTTGGGAATAAGGCAgccctcttctttcttccctctctggcTCAGCCCTGAGCTCTCCTCACAGCTGGTGAGTGAGTCACCCTGGCTCCATCCAGAGACCACTTTGGCAGTTGATCTCTGCTCTCTGTGAAACATCCTTGGTAAGGGGGGGGGTCGGGGGAGCATGAGGTCCTGTGGCAGAGGGGCAGGCAGTCTCCCTCTAAGGTCAGTTCAGAGTGTGAGGTTTGACCAAGCAGACAGCTTGCTcaccctgcctccttcctccaaGGGTCTCTCAACTCTGAGGGATGTGGGAGATGACAGCATCAGAGAAGTTACTTTGTCCAGCAGTTGAAAATAGGGCCAGGGCAGAATGGAGGCAAGAAGGGGCAGAGGGATAGGGTAGCCTCATGATGCGCCTGACTCTTGcccccaggtggtggtagtggaacaaaatggttCTTTTCAAGTAAAGATTCCCAAAAATTTTGTTTGTGAACACTGCTTTGGAGCCTTTAGGAGCAGTTATCACCTCAAGAGGCACATCCTTATTCATACCGGTAAGTCTCTTGCTCACATTCAGAGGGGGAGCATAGTCCATAGTTTGTGTTACATTTGTATGTAGCTCCTGTTGGGTTTATTTTAAGGAGTATTAGAAGTAGGGGAAGAAGGTAAGTGAATGAGGCAGAAGAGATTGTATGTATCTGGTGTTGCTGAGACCAGCAGCTTTGGGGACCTTTCCCCATTAGCTGTTGACACGTTAGTAAAAGATAAAGATTTCTTGGAAAATACCTGGAGTGAGGTCCCTGCCATGTATACCTCCTGATGCTCCCTTCTCTCTGATTGGGCCAGGTGAGAAGCCATTTGAGTGTGACATATGTGATATGCGTTTCATCCAGAAGTACCACCTGGAGCGTCACAAGCGTGTACACAGTGGGGAAAAGCCCTACCAGTGTGAACGGTGTCACCAGGTAAGCTCACGTGTCATGCattcacacccacacacaaactTTCTTCCCCAATAGCCAGGGCTCGCCCCTACTCCCTGCTTAACAAGGGGCCATCTCGCAGTCCTGGCCATGATGGTGTTAGTACATCGGGGCGAGGTATATCTTTCTGGCCTTATATAGGTATATCTTTCTCTGCCTGTACCAGGCACAGTGAGACCATGTGTGACGTTACCTTCACATTAACTCCATGAGGTAGCTGTGTGGCCTTCATTTTGCCCATGGGGAAATTGAGGTTTAGAGAGGTTGAGTTTCCCAAGGACACAGCAGATCAGGGATTAGAGACACATTGAATGGAACTTCAGGACAGGTGCActtaggaggaagagagaaaaattccTGCCCTGAGGGAGCGGTCAATATCTGATGTGTTGTGAGTATAAAATCCAGGACCAAAACGAGACACAAACAAGAGATGAGAAATGATAACAGTGAGCACTTTCTGGATGCCTTGCTGGGTCTCAAGCTTTGCTCCACGCTCTCAGGCTGTATCTGCAGAACACTAGTATGAAAGCTCTGTGGGGCAGAGACTTTGTCCCGCTGGTTCTCCACTCTGTCCTCAGCCCCAGGAACTGTACCTGCCTTGAGATACTGAATAAATACATGATAAATGAAGCAGCCGCTCTGTGAGTAGGTACctttagccccattttacagatgagtggACACATTCAGGGCTGAGATAGCTTGCCCAGGGTTGCGTGGCTACTGCGTGCTAGGCCAGGATTGAGACTTCAGCGTTGTGTTCCTAACCACTGTGCACTCATACTGTCTGTGTACATGCCAAGGGAATGTAGAATGGGACGTGCGCCTCTCCCATTTGGGAAGGACAGCTCGAGCCAATAGGTAACCAAGTTTCTTCTCTCAGGCACTTAACCCTCCGTTTCTTCTCAGTGTT
Coding sequences within:
- the ZNF740 gene encoding zinc finger protein 740 isoform X2, encoding MKEASLLACEGLAGVSLVPTAASKKMMLSQIASKQAENGERAGSPDVLRCSSQGHRKDSDKSRSRKDDDSLAEASHSKKTVKKVVVVEQNGSFQVKIPKNFVCEHCFGAFRSSYHLKRHILIHTGEKPFECDICDMRFIQKYHLERHKRVHSGEKPYQCERCHQCFSRTDRLLRHKRMCQGCQSKTSDGQFSL
- the ZNF740 gene encoding zinc finger protein 740 isoform X1 → MAQASLLACEGLAGVSLVPTAASKKMMLSQIASKQAENGERAGSPDVLRCSSQGHRKDSDKSRSRKDDDSLAEASHSKKTVKKVVVVEQNGSFQVKIPKNFVCEHCFGAFRSSYHLKRHILIHTGEKPFECDICDMRFIQKYHLERHKRVHSGEKPYQCERCHQCFSRTDRLLRHKRMCQGCQSKTSDGQFSL